A single genomic interval of Prunus dulcis chromosome 5, ALMONDv2, whole genome shotgun sequence harbors:
- the LOC117628004 gene encoding uncharacterized protein At3g28850, with the protein MGCVSSNLFNHDDEFTQLGSSALSHHIVSLTSSTYGLLTLDPPPPQTPTTPPTPPSRFTLGSIFPSPLCEPKSLWSDPKPLRSEPRPLRSDPEVINSWELMAGLDADSFRFSPLPPPKAFNFRDPKTAGKENSNPNRGIFKSPNDGVFGVKNKEDPLDRFEKICPPAGENKVVVYTTTLRGVRRTFEACNAVRAAIEGLGVMIVERDVSMDRGFREELRDLMDGKEKEAGVPPRVFVKGRYVGGAEEVLKILEEGLLGAILDGCPKKKAGSVCEGCGEAKFLPCFQCNGSSKMVLVVKEELGQRQGSTVVVRCPECNENGLVLCPICS; encoded by the coding sequence ATGGGCTGTGTATCTTCCAATCTCTTCAACCACGACGACGAGTTCACCCAACTCGGTAGCTCGGCACTAAGTCATCACATCGTCTCGCTCACCTCCTCCACCTACGGCCTCCTCACTCTCGACCCACCGCCGCCGCAGACGCCCACAACTCCGCCCACCCCACCGTCTAGATTTACTCTTGGGTCCATTTTCCCGAGCCCGCTCTGCGAACCCAAGTCGCTCTGGTCAGACCCGAAACCGCTCCGTTCCGAACCCAGACCCCTCCGGTCCGACCCGGAGGTTATCAACTCATGGGAGCTCATGGCCGGGCTCGACGCCGATAGCTTCCGATTCTCGCCACTCCCCCCGCCCAAAGCCTTCAACTTTAGAGACCCAAAAACTGCCGGTAAGGAAAACTCCAACCCCAATCGCGGAATTTTCAAGTCTCCGAACGACGGCGTTTTCGGCGTGAAGAACAAGGAGGACCCACTTGACCGGTTCGAGAAGATATGCCCGCCGGCCGGAGAAAACAAGGTGGTGGTCTATACGACGACGTTGCGAGGTGTTCGGAGGACTTTCGAGGCGTGCAACGCCGTTCGAGCGGCCATAGAAGGACTCGGGGTGATGATTGTCGAGCGCGACGTGTCGATGGATCGTGGGTTCAGAGAAGAGCTGAGGGATTTGATGGACGGGAAAGAGAAGGAGGCAGGGGTGCCTCCAAGGGTGTTTGTGAAGGGGAGATATGTGGGTGGGGCTGAGGAGGTGTTGAAGATTTTGGAGGAGGGTTTGTTGGGTGCGATTCTtgatgggtgtccaaagaaAAAAGCTGGGTCTGTTTGTGAGGGGTGTGGGGAGGCCAAGTTCTTGCCCTGTTTTCAGTGCAATGGGAGTTCAAAGATGGTGTTGGTGGTGAAGGAAGAATTGGGTCAGAGGCAGGGGAGCACTGTGGTGGTCAGGTGCCCTGAGTGTAATGAGAATGGGTTGGTGCTTTGCCCAATTTGTAGCTGA
- the LOC117628274 gene encoding uncharacterized protein LOC117628274 produces the protein MGNCLFGGVGEAEGLVQVTTSNGGIMEFYAPITVGSITKEFPNHGIFRSHDLFWKPLSPHEDLVARQNYYLLPLTSQSGHLGSAQIVREGHVRSNSIPTCSLSAPYRMSLDYQGMMKRSYTEAFSRYNNVSFWKVKLVISPEQLLEILAQEGRTQELIESVRTVAKCGNGGSASGLGFSDQWSLSSSSRNASSKKDGILLDI, from the coding sequence ATGGGAAATTGCTTGTTTGGGGGTGTGGGGGAGGCAGAAGGGTTGGTCCAAGTGACAACTTCCAATGGTGGCATAATGGAATTCTATGCGCCAATCACAGTAGGCTCAATCACCAAAGAATTTCCAAACCATGGAATTTTCAGAAGCCATGACCTCTTCTGGAAACCACTCTCTCCCCATGAAGATCTTGTGGCAAGACAAAACTACTATCTCCTCCCACTCACCAGCCAAAGTGGTCACTTGGGCAGTGCCCAAATTGTGAGGGAAGGCCATGTGAGATCAAACAGCATACCTACTTGCTCCCTTTCTGCACCATACAGAATGTCGCTTGATTATCAAGGCATGATGAAGAGGTCTTACACAGAAGCTTTTTCAAGGTACAACAATGTCAGCTTTTGGAAGGTGAAGCTTGTGATCAGCCCAGAGCAGCTGCTGGAGATTTTGGCTCAGGAGGGAAGAACCCAGGAGTTGATTGAGAGCGTGAGGACTGTGGCTAAGTGTGGGAATGGTGGCTCTGCCTCTGGTTTGGGATTTTCTGACCAGTGGAGTCTCTCAAGTAGTAGTAGAAATGCTTCGTCTAAGAAAGATGGAATATTGCTAGACATTTAG
- the LOC117627814 gene encoding NAC domain-containing protein 43-like has translation MTAVPFTISKPLPLLVCSSSFNSTLSPPRSFLFSFWFFFVIMAEDHMNLSINGQSQVPPGFRFHPTEEELLHYYLRKKVAFERIDLDVIREVDLNKLEPWDIQEKCKIGSTPQNDWYFFSHKDKKYPTGTRTNRATAAGFWKATGRDKIIYSGFRRIGLRKTLVFYKGRAPHGQKSDWIMHEYRLDESNTHDTTVCNSMAESMAEDGWVVCRVFKKKNYQKALESPKASFSMESSSNQIHSSRNDGVLDQILMYMGRTCKLENHDQSLNNLSERFMHLPRLESPTLPTFDQDRSFKACYQAIDEMLIDTPSSTNQASNGCDNNDPVEDHDEYPKTRLNDWATLDRLVASQLGQLNGQDQETSKHNLSCFGDPNMAFCSSPPHDHDHDHDVQLSYPYLRTSRSHHQSEVYSNENDLWNFTKSPSSPSSSDPLCHLSV, from the exons ATGACTGCGGTACCCTTTACGATATCAAAACCCCTCCCTCTCCTTGTTTGTTCTAGCTCCTTCAATTCCACTCTTTCACCGCCaagaagttttcttttttctttttggtttttctttgttataatGGCTGAGGATCATATGAATCTATCAATAAACGGCCAGTCTCAAGTTCCTCCGGGCTTTCGGTTCCATCCAACTGAGGAGGAGCTTCTCCATTACTATCTGAGGAAGAAAGTGGCCTTTGAGAGGATTGATCTTGATGTGATTCGAGAAGTTGATCTCAATAAGCTCGAGCCATGGGATATTCAAG AGAAGTGCAAGATAGGTTCCACCCCACAAAACGATTGGTACTTTTTCAGTCACAAAGACAAGAAGTACCCGACCGGAACTCGAACCAATCGGGCAACTGCTGCCGGGTTTTGGAAGGCCACAGGGCGGGACAAGATCATCTACAGCGGCTTTAGAAGAATTGGGTTGAGAAAGACGCTTGTGTTTTACAAGGGGAGAGCTCCTCATGGGCAAAAGTCGGATTGGATCATGCATGAATATAGGCTTGATGAAAGCAACACCCATGACACCACC gtTTGTAATTCAATGGCCGAGTCAATGGCGGAAGATGGGTGGGTGGTATGCCGAGTattcaagaagaagaattatCAGAAAGCCTTAGAGAGCCCTAAAGCCTCCTTCTCCATGGAATCATCAAGCAACCAAATACACAGTTCCAGAAACGATGGAGTGCTTGATCAGATACTCATGTACATGGGAAGGACTTGCAAGCTCGAAAACCATGACCAATCCTTGAATAACTTATCAGAAAGATTTATGCATCTCCCAAGGCTCGAGAGCCCAACTCTTCCAACTTTTGATCAGGACCGTAGCTTCAAAGCTTGCTACCAGGCCATTGATGAGATGCTCATAGACACTCCTTCTTCAACAAACCAAGCAAGTAATGGTTGTGACAATAATGACCCAGTTGAAGATCATGATGAGTACCCCAAAACCAGGCTAAATGACTGGGCTACCCTTGACCGCCTTGTGGCATCTCAGCTGGGTCAACTCAACGGCCAAGATCAAGAGACATCAAAGCACAACCTGTCATGCTTTGGTGATCCAAACATGGCTTTTTGTTCTTCTCCTCCAcatgatcatgatcatgaCCATGACGTACAACTATCATATCCATACCTACGTACAAGTAGATCCCATCACCAATCTGAAGTCTACAGCAACGAGAATGATCTTTGGAACTTCACCAAATCGCCGTCATCGCCGTCGTCGTCAGACCCACTGTGCCACTTGTCGGTATAA